GTAAACGATGTAACCATTTCTGAGAATGAAAAAATGAAGCCTGAGGGCTTTACCGCAAAAAAAAACGTGGGTGTTTTATTGTGCACAGCCACAGATCGGGAGCAACATATTTGGCCTAGCAAATGGAAAGCTTAAGTATATAGATTACAGATCCAAAATCAAATTTCTTGTCATGCAACTTTTGGCAGGGGTAAGTAATGCCAATTTGCTTACAGTTCCAAGTAGATCAAATGTCGGAACTTATTCATGTGGTCGGCCTGTAATGAGATGGCGATGGACAAGCTACCATCATTGTCTGCGCTTGGCAGGATGTAAGCTAGCCCCTCAAATGCGACGCCACCAGGACCCATGAATACCGGTCGGCCCCATCCGAAATCTGCATTGTGGACGGGCAGGTTAACCCAGCTGGTGATCCCGAGGTTAGGACAACGGTAGGTTTGCGCTCCTCGGACCAatgcggacaaatcaggttggagcTCTAGGTAGTCCAATGCTGAGCGGCAATAGTCATCATCCATCCTGTCTAGCTCCATTTGGATTATCTTTGCTGTACCTGCCACCCCACTGATTACCTTGCCTGCCTCCATGATTGGTGTGGCAGTGAATAGCACATTGCCTAAGAAACCATCTGGTACTTGGGGCTTTAGCCGTTTCCTCCCATCAATGGCACAATACAGCTTGGTGGGCTGTTCAGATGGCAAGCCGCGTGCAAGAGAGACACAACGCCAGACATGCGCAGATAGCAACGTGTATGTGCTCAACCGTGGAATATCGCCGCCTCTGGGAAGCTGCGAGCGCAAGCGGCCAATGTCAGAGCTGGTGAGCTTGAAGATGTCGACAGTGGTGGCAGGTGATGATCGCTTAGCAGAGAGATCCTGGGGCATGGATGGTGACAACATGGATGGGGATGGATGGTACTCAACATGTGGGTAACATGGTGTCGGGGGGTCTCTAGCGCGGATGAGGGTGCGGTCGATGAAGGGCATGACAGCAATCTTAGCTCCATGGCAAAGATCAGACCATGAGTTGATGAAATGCAAGCCGGACATGCCATCAGCAACATGGTGTTGTGTGCCAACGCCGAGGGAGACACCTCCACACTTGAAGTAGGTCACCTGCAGGTGTACAGTAAAATTCAATGATCAAAACACAATTAGCCGCATCGGTTTGTTGAAATATATAAGAAAAAAAATGGATGCAGTATGCACAGAAAATGATAAATTAAATTTTAGGACCGTACAATTGTCCGTCTGCGACAGGTGTTTGTAAACTTGGGTGCATTGCACCCGGGATGAAAAGTAAAAAATAATCAAAATTCTAAAAttttgtggctttgcatataaaTGTCTTAGGTGGCTGCAAATTTGATAGCGAAATGACATTGGAGGAGCTTCAGACAAAAGAGAACACTATTTTTTAGATAAAATTTATATCAAAAGAGTCAAACAAACATGGGTGAATCACATATTTAAAGTTAGGATGTCTTTCTACAATATCCAATTTCATACTCCCTCTATTTCAATATCTAGTGCAAACTTAGTTATATTCTTAGTTTTATAGAAAAAAAGATGAATATCTACAATACATAATACGTAAGATATGGAAATATATTTCATCGGTATTGTACTAAGTCGGACATACTATTAGCTAATAAAGGCGACCTCCATGGTGGTTGTGTTGTGTGGCCTCTAAGCTCCCAACTCCCAATAATGAAGACTGGCATAACAGTAGTATGTCCAATGACGATGGTCACTACTCCCTCCGCCCCGCTTGCAAAACGAcgctatattatgggatggagggagtacataccaACTAATGGCATTAGTAAATAAAGGCAAATAACCTCCAAGAGCATAAGGTAGTTGTGTTTTGTGGCTTCTAAGCCCCCAATAAAGGTCTGAGGACTCAGGGTGGACGACACGAGCGGTCTTTCGGACCGGCTCGTGGCCCGCTCGGTCCTAGCCCGCCCAAAAAAATCAGTCGGTCCAAGCTCAAGAATCAGGCCTGACAAAGCTTCGATCCGGTCCGGGCTTTAACCAAGCCGACCGAGCGGACCGAGAATCACATCGGCGACACCGCGTCTTCCTCTCCCATCCCAGCGGCGAGCGCCACCTGCCGCACCACCACTCCACCAGCCACTCACCTGAGCTCTCCTCTCCATCCCTCCCAGGGCCTCGATTCTGTAGGACACGTTTCGCTCAAAAGATCGCACACAAGCACGCACCTGTGCCGCGGCCGCCGCTGTCTTGTGCACAACCTCTCCTGgacacggcgaccggcctccccacgaccaacctCCATGTCCTGGAGCTCCGCGACCATGAGATCTACGTCGCCACGGAATGAATCGGCCTCCCCGACCACACCATCATGTTCTACGTGTGTCACTGCATCTTCCCGCTCAGTTCCCCCTTCTGATTAGGGCTTAGAGCCTTTACTTCCTGACACCATGGTCACCCTCTCGCGCCGGTGAGTGGTTGGCCGGTCCGCCGGTCCAGCCCGGGCTGTTGCCTCGTTGGTCCGGTCCCCGAAAAGAGGACGGCTGGCTTGCTCGGTTCGGTCCGGCCCGGACCGCCGGCGGCCAGTCGAAACGAtggctcggaccgggaccggaccggcccggaccgtgtccaccctgactGAGGACCACCTGGAGGTCATTGTAGTAACTGTAACTGCCATTAGAGAATGAGCTCACCTGGAGCACGACAAGCGGGAAGGATATTTCGTCCGTGTAGTCGACGGCGGGGATGAGGCGCTTGAGCTCCATTGTGGGCGCAAAGTCGCCATAGTCGTCAACGGTAGTGTCGGGCGCGTCGGCCTCGACAAACAGCACGCCCTCCCCGTTGCAGTCGATCTCGACCCTCCCATCCTTGTCCCACGCTAGGCGCCCGGCCATCGGGTAGAAGGTGACGAGCGCCTCCGCCAGCGCCCACCGCATCCGCTCGCCGTCGAAGAAGCTCTCGCCCTCAGGGCAGGAGCGGCGGTAGAAGTAGACGCTGGGCGTGTGGAAGCGCGGCACCAGCAGGTCGAGGTGGGAGTTCCATAGCCGAGTCCGCGGCACATCCCTCGCCGGCCTCACCATCGTGGACCGCCGCACCGTGAACGCCATCTATCTGACGCAAACAGCTAACTAGCTCATTAGAGGCACCGTAAAGTTGCAACAGAAGACAAGAAAAAAAGCTCCATGCACGAACCAGCTGCTGAAAAGGGAGACCTTGGAAGACGAAGCAAAACAATGGTGATGGCTGGCGTGCAGGCGTCTTTGTAGAGGGTACCCTCGACTGCGTCTACCTACCTACCTATATATACGACTCATGTACTAGGAATCAACCATCAATGGTGCTCTCAACCTCGTCTAGATGGCGGCTAAGGTTTAAtcggttaggctgataccatgttaaaaGGGATTGGTGAAATCTTTGTTTATTGCTTGAGTATTGTGAGCATATAAATAAGAGACAATGATGAACTTGGAGTATAAATCGAAAAACATAGTCTATCTATACTTCCTAATAATCATAATACTCAGCAGTAATTAATGCAGATTAAAATTTTAATAATTTTGTAAACTATAAGATACACTCCTCCAGTCACCATCTATCTTTGTTAATGAGATTTCAGATTTAAATCATATAAATCAGAAACGAGAGAGTAGTACG
This region of Triticum dicoccoides isolate Atlit2015 ecotype Zavitan unplaced genomic scaffold, WEW_v2.0 scaffold108895, whole genome shotgun sequence genomic DNA includes:
- the LOC119342906 gene encoding hydroxycinnamoyltransferase 1-like, encoding MAFTVRRSTMVRPARDVPRTRLWNSHLDLLVPRFHTPSVYFYRRSCPEGESFFDGERMRWALAEALVTFYPMAGRLAWDKDGRVEIDCNGEGVLFVEADAPDTTVDDYGDFAPTMELKRLIPAVDYTDEISFPLVVLQVTYFKCGGVSLGVGTQHHVADGMSGLHFINSWSDLCHGAKIAVMPFIDRTLIRARDPPTPCYPHVEYHPSPSMLSPSMPQDLSAKRSSPATTVDIFKLTSSDIGRLRSQLPRGGDIPRLSTYTLLSAHVWRCVSLARGLPSEQPTKLYCAIDGRKRLKPQVPDGFLGNVLFTATPIMEAGKVISGVAGTAKIIQMELDRMDDDYCRSALDYLELQPDLSALVRGAQTYRCPNLGITSWVNLPVHNADFGWGRPVFMGPGGVAFEGLAYILPSADNDGSLSIAISLQADHMNKFRHLIYLEL